Genomic segment of uncultured Desulfobacter sp.:
TTTTTTAAACATGTGGGAAACGGTGCCCCATACAAAAAAAATCAACCAGATGCCCACGCAGACAATCATCATCCCCCACAACCGTCTCCACCATCGTTCACGGACCTGTATCAGAGATAACACAGCATATTTGGCTTTTCCGGTTTTGCCAGAAATAACAGGACTCTCTTCAGATGCCTGATCATCCGAACCGACAGCCGGCCCGCCCCCGTCTTGCCCCATACCCATAAATGCCGTCGAATCAACCCGTTCATCCCCAAGAGTACCTCCCACGGGTTCCGACATTAACCCCTCCACATCCGGCTCAGGCGTCTCCAGACGTTCGGACATCATGTGCCGTACTGTTTTCGCCCGAACCTTATCCTGGTTTGATATTTCGCTGGGCATGTCAACCATATCCAGAAAAGCCCGGTACAGACGCCTGGCTGAAAAATCCATCCGGCCCTGGTCCAGAAACAGATCCACCAGAGTCCGGCAAAGGTCAGGATCTGCGTACCAGGTGTCTGCCAACACAGTCAGTATGGCGTGGGTGTACGTTTCGGCACCATCCTGATCCTGGATGCGTTCAAGCCAAAACCGGGCAAGACTTTCGTCCTTGGGATTTTGGGCCAGCCAGGCACTGGCTGCGCCCTGAATTTCCCGGCGCCAGCTGCCCGATGACAGGTAAAAACGCGCCAGGGAAGAAAGAAGCATGGGGCGGGTCCGCCGGGCAGCCAGGGGCGATATCCAGGCACTGTCATAGATCCGGACAGCCCGGATGAAATTTTTTTCGGCCCGGGAGG
This window contains:
- a CDS encoding SPOR domain-containing protein, with amino-acid sequence MVRIVRHISVRFCLTTLVVLPSGFLLFPRLSGWLSDMPASVFIVLMYLLLGLGLGISMDISGVWRVKRLIREGQLWERSGIASRAEKNFIRAVRIYDSAWISPLAARRTRPMLLSSLARFYLSSGSWRREIQGAASAWLAQNPKDESLARFWLERIQDQDGAETYTHAILTVLADTWYADPDLCRTLVDLFLDQGRMDFSARRLYRAFLDMVDMPSEISNQDKVRAKTVRHMMSERLETPEPDVEGLMSEPVGGTLGDERVDSTAFMGMGQDGGGPAVGSDDQASEESPVISGKTGKAKYAVLSLIQVRERWWRRLWGMMIVCVGIWLIFFVWGTVSHMFKKPVEQPAQQIKIMIPKPFTIQVAAYHKKAHAEKYMATLAAKGIDTTMKETTGGGKTWYLVRVSEFTDQNSAQVYGNRLKADHMIDEFFVTKN